The following coding sequences are from one Xiphophorus couchianus chromosome 22, X_couchianus-1.0, whole genome shotgun sequence window:
- the LOC114137655 gene encoding G-protein coupled receptor 4-like: protein MEELNFNDASCLNRGNMSLNCTMGAITLDPLSVKILNWMNWISISIGLPLIFIVMIAIFFQVKKGQEAPVYVINLLISDLIQLFSRIPVDLCRLSQTDFTYMKIVYACIKASVGFMVCISCERYLVVAMPMWYRFRRNIKTYVVVCIVVWLLPLFYPLLAYVFKEYGMAAHFFIAFLLLPIPLFIFFLVGTIKALSGAVSVPADEKRRIAAIQVVVLIIYTLLYLPIILLLLYDINALEGELSCIPYSVGYAAGALSPLADTTLYVFFRKSILDTFLASLSCCKISSN from the exons ATGGAAGAATTGAACTTCAACGACGCATCATGTTTAAACCGCGGGAACATGAGCCTCAACTGTACAATGGGTGCAATTACTTTAGAtcctttgtctgtaaaaatcTTAAACTGGATGAATTGGATCAGCATTAGCATTGGACTTCCTCTAATTTTTATAGTGAtgattgcaattttttttcag GTGAAAAAGGGTCAGGAGGCTCCAGTCTATGTCATCAACCTCCTCATCTCTGATCTCATTCAGCTCTTCTCCAGAATTCCAGTAGATTTATGTAGACTCAGTCAAACTGATTTCACATACATGAAAATTGTATATGCTTGTATAAAGGCCAGTGTGGGATTCATGGTGTGTATCTCCTGTGAAAG GTATCTGGTTGTTGCCATGCCAATGTGGTACAGATTCAGGAGAAACATCAAGACATATGTGGTGGTCTGCATTGTGGTCTGgttacttcctcttttttatcCATTACTTGCCTATGTGTTTAAGGAGTATGGGATGGCTGCACACTTCTTCAtagcttttctcctcctgccCATTCCCTTGTTCATCTTCTTCCTGGTTGGGACTATCAAAGCTCTCTCTGGAGCGGTCAGTGTCCCAGCAGATGAAAAACGACGAATCGCAGCCATTCAGGTTGTGGTGCTGATTATTTATACTCTGCTTTATCTGCCCATCATCCTTTTGCTCCTGTATGACATTAATGCATTGGAAGGGGAATTGTCCTGTATTCCCTATTCTGTGGGTTATGCTGCTGGTGCTCTTAGTCCTCTTGCTGACACAACTTTGTATGTGTTCTTTCGGAAAAGCATCCTGGATACGTTTCTGGCTTCCCTGAGTTGTTGTAAAATATCTAGCAATTAg